In Deltaproteobacteria bacterium, a single window of DNA contains:
- a CDS encoding methyltransferase domain-containing protein yields MRNALPLPFAPALDALMARLVARYTGGRPTLKADEVGELAWGVSSLWEGFTGKRELAGEGYLADPQLLQAYTLYYLPRSYVQARLALRHLEGKKVSKVLDLGSGPGPLLLAAADAFGLQKSQLTAVDHDPRAMKLAAELTGARTFTAKLPQLPPPIANESFDLLTLGLVVNELFKGQPDAVQKRAQWLHTQVWPRVAEGGHLVIVEPALRETGREALQLRDALVASGMRVIAPCTRQGNCPALEKDRDWCHAGLRFKPPKALESIGRAVGIDPSDVRFSYFIFEKSPAPSAAGEGLRVVSERMEEKGRMKLWVCGERGRVLLDRQDKHKTDANAALDELQRDDLVTVEGAEERPGNLRVLAETRVARVQRAEASGA; encoded by the coding sequence TTGAGAAACGCCCTCCCGCTGCCCTTCGCGCCCGCCCTGGACGCCCTGATGGCGCGCCTCGTCGCGCGCTACACCGGCGGCCGGCCCACGCTGAAGGCGGACGAGGTGGGGGAGCTGGCCTGGGGCGTGTCGTCGCTCTGGGAGGGCTTCACCGGAAAGCGCGAGCTCGCGGGAGAGGGCTACCTCGCCGATCCGCAGCTCCTGCAGGCGTACACGCTCTATTACCTGCCGCGGTCGTACGTGCAGGCGCGGCTGGCGCTGCGCCACCTGGAGGGAAAGAAGGTCTCCAAGGTGCTCGACCTGGGCTCCGGGCCTGGGCCGCTGTTGTTGGCTGCGGCCGACGCGTTCGGGCTCCAGAAGTCGCAGCTGACGGCGGTCGATCACGATCCGCGCGCGATGAAGCTGGCGGCCGAGCTCACGGGCGCTCGCACGTTCACCGCCAAGCTGCCCCAGCTTCCGCCCCCGATTGCGAACGAGTCGTTCGACCTCCTCACGCTCGGACTGGTGGTGAACGAGCTCTTCAAGGGCCAGCCCGACGCCGTGCAAAAGCGCGCGCAGTGGCTGCACACGCAGGTGTGGCCGCGCGTCGCCGAGGGCGGGCACCTCGTCATCGTGGAGCCGGCGCTGCGCGAGACGGGCCGCGAGGCCCTGCAGCTCCGCGACGCGCTCGTGGCTTCGGGGATGCGCGTCATCGCGCCGTGCACGCGTCAGGGCAACTGTCCCGCGCTCGAGAAGGACCGCGACTGGTGCCACGCCGGACTGCGCTTCAAGCCGCCCAAGGCGCTGGAGTCGATCGGCCGCGCGGTGGGCATCGACCCCTCGGACGTGCGCTTCAGCTACTTCATCTTCGAGAAGTCGCCTGCGCCGAGCGCGGCCGGCGAGGGCCTGCGCGTGGTGAGCGAGCGCATGGAAGAGAAGGGCCGCATGAAGCTCTGGGTGTGCGGCGAGCGCGGTCGCGTGCTGCTCGACAGGCAGGACAAGCACAAGACCGACGCGAACGCCGCCCTCGACGAGCTCCAGCGCGATGACCTGGTCACCGTCGAGGGCGCGGAAGAGCGGCCCGGGAACCTGCGCGTGCTCGCGGAGACGCGCGTGGCGCGGGTTCAGCGCGCGGAAGCGTCGGGCGCCTGA